A region of Massilia sp. WG5 DNA encodes the following proteins:
- a CDS encoding ABC transporter substrate-binding protein, with protein MLTMRFLTAAFSLALLYSPVRAEEPKTLHMFLSTSEAGLDPAVGSDLATLSLLENLFDPLLRYDYLARPVKLQGNTATGLPLVEEGGRSYTFKIRPGVYFTADPAFKGKKREVTAQDYVYSFKRLYDPSLHSPFGYIFDGKLVGDEALKKNFSYATEIAGLQALDRYTLRIRLKEPDNNFLFYMAMPAASVVAREVMEAYPGQAGNHPVGTGPFMIGDWKHSDRIVLLANPDSSAVFHGSLGARNTAEDKTLAAALEGQHLPRVDRVEVKIAEEFQGRMLGFLNGEYDYLEQVPESMTDMVIRDGRLKPELAARGMQLTRFPVLQTYYMWMNMQDPVIGGYGKDKIALRRAISLSYNSAEDIALLKKGFAMKAESPLPAGVLGYDPDYRSPVPYDPALANALLDRYGYGKRDPDGFRRQPNGEPLTLVMSSEATVSGRLRDELWRKCLNGIGLRVVFKSDKKPEIIKASRLGKVQMFESNWVADFPDGDNFYQLLYGPNAGRANYSRFNLPAYNERYEQAHALQDGPARQKLYFEMNQLLHAYNPWVLLTHVLSADIRQPWLKNYKRHPVELTQWRYLDVDVAQRARATQGK; from the coding sequence ATGTTGACAATGCGATTCCTCACCGCCGCTTTCTCGCTCGCCCTGCTGTACTCGCCCGTGCGGGCCGAGGAACCGAAAACCCTGCACATGTTCCTGTCGACCAGCGAAGCCGGCCTCGATCCGGCGGTCGGCTCGGACCTGGCCACGCTGTCGCTGCTGGAAAACCTGTTCGACCCGCTGCTGCGCTACGACTACCTGGCGCGGCCCGTGAAACTGCAGGGGAATACGGCCACCGGCCTGCCGCTCGTCGAGGAGGGCGGCCGCAGCTACACGTTCAAGATCCGTCCCGGCGTCTATTTCACGGCCGACCCCGCGTTCAAGGGCAAGAAGCGGGAAGTCACGGCCCAGGACTACGTCTACAGTTTCAAGCGCCTGTACGATCCGAGCCTGCATTCGCCCTTCGGCTATATCTTCGACGGCAAGCTGGTGGGCGACGAGGCGCTCAAGAAGAACTTCAGCTACGCCACCGAGATCGCCGGCCTGCAGGCGCTCGACCGCTACACCCTGCGCATCCGCCTGAAGGAGCCGGACAACAATTTCCTGTTCTACATGGCGATGCCGGCGGCGTCGGTGGTCGCGCGCGAAGTGATGGAAGCCTATCCGGGCCAGGCCGGCAATCATCCGGTCGGCACCGGCCCGTTCATGATCGGCGACTGGAAGCACAGCGACCGCATCGTGCTGCTGGCCAACCCGGATTCCAGCGCCGTGTTCCATGGCAGCCTCGGCGCCCGCAACACGGCCGAGGACAAGACCCTGGCCGCGGCGCTCGAAGGCCAGCATCTGCCGCGCGTCGATCGCGTCGAGGTCAAGATCGCCGAGGAATTCCAGGGCCGCATGCTGGGCTTCCTGAACGGCGAATACGATTACCTCGAGCAGGTGCCGGAATCGATGACGGACATGGTGATCCGCGACGGCAGGCTGAAGCCCGAACTGGCCGCGCGCGGCATGCAGCTGACCCGCTTTCCGGTGCTGCAGACCTACTACATGTGGATGAACATGCAGGACCCGGTCATCGGCGGCTACGGCAAGGACAAGATCGCGCTGCGCCGGGCCATTTCCCTGAGTTATAACAGCGCCGAAGACATCGCCCTGCTGAAGAAGGGCTTCGCGATGAAGGCGGAATCGCCCTTGCCGGCCGGCGTGCTGGGCTACGACCCGGACTACCGCAGCCCGGTGCCCTACGATCCGGCGCTGGCGAATGCGCTGCTGGACCGCTACGGTTACGGCAAGCGCGACCCGGACGGGTTTCGCCGCCAGCCGAACGGCGAACCCCTGACCCTGGTGATGAGCAGCGAAGCCACCGTCAGCGGCCGCCTGCGCGACGAACTGTGGCGCAAATGCCTGAACGGGATCGGCCTGCGCGTGGTGTTCAAGTCGGACAAGAAGCCCGAGATCATCAAGGCTTCACGCCTGGGCAAGGTGCAGATGTTCGAGAGTAACTGGGTGGCCGACTTCCCCGACGGCGACAATTTTTACCAGCTGCTGTACGGCCCCAATGCCGGCCGCGCGAACTATTCGCGCTTCAACCTGCCCGCGTATAACGAACGCTACGAACAGGCGCACGCCCTGCAGGACGGCCCGGCGCGCCAGAAGCTCTACTTCGAAATGAACCAGCTGCTCCACGCCTATAACCCCTGGGTGTTGCTGACCCATGTGCTGTCGGCCGATATCCGCCAACCGTGGTTGAAAAACTACAAACGTCACCCGGTCGAATTAACGCAATGGCGTTATCTGGATGTCGATGTTGCGCAAAGGGCACGGGCTACCCAAGGGAAGTAA
- a CDS encoding sigma-54 dependent transcriptional regulator: MLETSSDGMQVLYVEDDAVVRKGVRQALELAGLSVIACATAEEALPHLSPAFRGILLSDVRLPGIDGLKLLKLAVEKDPTLPVILVTGHGDVSMAVDAMRQGAYDFIEKPFSADLLLEVCRRALDKRRLVLENLDLRRQLDNRAGIEARVIGRSSAMTRVRQLVLNLAPKAADVIILGETGTGKELIARCLHEFSERSQYPFVALNCGALPESMFESELFGHEEGAFTGAQRQRIGKIEYANGGTLFLDEIESMPLALQVKLLRVLQERKVERLGSNRLIPVDFRVITAAKEDLACLAEQGAFRADLYYRLNVASLTLPALRNRREDIPLLFEFFVLQAARRYGQPAPLVGEELLHSLMAHRWSGNVRELQNMADRFVLGLLDCSLAPSEAKREASLAEQVDAFERSIIEEALRRHGGNIVDAAQSLNIPKKTLYDKLKRFEISTTQFR; this comes from the coding sequence ATGCTTGAAACCAGCTCCGACGGCATGCAAGTGCTGTACGTGGAAGACGATGCCGTGGTCCGCAAAGGCGTGCGCCAGGCGCTCGAACTGGCCGGCCTGAGCGTGATCGCCTGCGCCACGGCCGAGGAGGCGCTGCCGCACCTGTCGCCGGCCTTCCGCGGCATCCTGCTGAGCGACGTCAGGCTGCCGGGCATCGACGGCCTGAAGCTGCTGAAGCTGGCGGTCGAGAAGGACCCGACCCTGCCGGTGATCCTGGTGACCGGGCATGGCGACGTCTCGATGGCGGTTGATGCGATGCGCCAGGGCGCCTACGATTTCATCGAAAAGCCGTTTTCCGCCGACCTGCTGCTCGAAGTCTGCCGCCGCGCGCTCGACAAGCGGCGCCTGGTGCTGGAAAACCTGGATTTGCGGCGCCAGCTCGACAACCGGGCCGGCATCGAAGCCCGGGTGATCGGGCGCAGCAGCGCCATGACCCGGGTGCGCCAGCTGGTATTGAACCTGGCGCCGAAGGCGGCCGACGTCATCATCCTCGGCGAAACCGGTACCGGCAAGGAACTCATCGCGCGCTGCCTGCACGAATTCAGCGAGCGCAGCCAGTATCCCTTCGTGGCGCTGAATTGCGGCGCCCTGCCGGAATCGATGTTCGAATCCGAACTGTTCGGCCATGAAGAGGGCGCCTTCACCGGCGCCCAGCGCCAGCGCATCGGCAAGATCGAATATGCCAACGGCGGTACCCTGTTCCTGGACGAGATCGAAAGCATGCCGCTGGCGCTGCAGGTCAAGTTGTTGCGCGTGCTGCAGGAACGGAAGGTCGAGCGGCTCGGCTCGAACCGGCTGATTCCAGTGGACTTCCGGGTAATTACCGCCGCCAAGGAAGACCTGGCATGCTTGGCCGAACAGGGCGCCTTCCGCGCCGATCTGTACTATCGACTGAACGTCGCCAGCCTGACCCTGCCGGCGCTGCGCAACCGACGCGAAGACATTCCGCTGCTGTTCGAGTTCTTCGTGCTGCAGGCCGCGCGGCGTTACGGCCAGCCGGCGCCGCTGGTCGGCGAGGAACTGCTGCATTCGCTGATGGCACACCGCTGGTCGGGCAATGTGCGCGAACTCCAGAACATGGCCGACCGCTTCGTCCTCGGGCTGCTCGACTGCTCGCTGGCGCCGTCCGAGGCCAAGCGCGAAGCCTCGCTGGCCGAACAGGTCGACGCCTTCGAGCGCTCGATCATCGAAGAGGCGCTGCGCCGCCATGGCGGTAACATCGTCGATGCCGCCCAAAGCCTGAACATCCCCAAAAAGACCTTGTACGACAAACTGAAGCGCTTCGAGATCTCCACCACGCAGTTCCGCTGA
- a CDS encoding ATP-binding protein: MSTYAFVRSRHLDELHRTLASRAEVYGSTIGGVIDRYEFLPLAVAQSDLVKALLAQRGDVSAAEVNTYLERINRRSGAFAVYVIGLDGTTLASSNWKESTSYVGQNYGFRPYFKLAAGGDIGRYYGIGVSTGEAGYFISQAVWWHERVIGVAVAKVSLDWLERSWRSHGDSEQILVKDGNGVILLSSIAAFKFKLQAPLSAAAQRSIREQRQFQGEDLALLPHAVRERFADGASVISLGNHADYLAVSHRLAPLEWDITVLAELDQVQAAARNAAVAAALGWALLMLGALYAGQRRSRIRDRLNAQQALGRAYAELEVKVAQRTADLQNANLRLQAEVSERERAERTLRQAQSELVQSGKLAAIGQMAAGVTHELNQPLAALQTFSDNTRVLLARGRIDDALDNLSTIADLVKRLGYITSQLKGFARRSDDSNQSASVRTAFAQTLLQIRTRRGAERLVLSEDWPEEDLIVPCNPIRLEQVFSNLLSNAMEAVPAPGGVRIAVVARQEGDRVRIEVTDNGPGVPAASLDRIFEPFYTTKEQGLGLGLSISAGIIRAAGGTLAVRNRSADEGGGAQFIISFTCQKESHA; this comes from the coding sequence ATGAGCACCTATGCCTTCGTCAGGAGCCGCCACCTGGATGAGCTGCACCGTACCCTGGCCTCGCGCGCCGAGGTGTACGGATCGACCATCGGCGGCGTGATCGACCGCTACGAATTCCTGCCGCTGGCGGTCGCCCAGAGCGATCTGGTCAAGGCCCTGCTGGCGCAACGCGGCGACGTGTCGGCGGCCGAGGTGAACACCTATCTGGAACGCATCAACCGGCGTAGCGGCGCTTTTGCCGTGTATGTGATCGGCCTCGACGGCACCACGCTCGCGTCGAGCAACTGGAAGGAGAGCACGTCCTATGTTGGCCAGAATTACGGTTTCCGCCCGTATTTCAAGCTGGCCGCCGGCGGCGATATCGGGCGCTACTATGGGATCGGCGTGTCCACCGGCGAGGCCGGCTATTTCATTTCACAAGCTGTGTGGTGGCACGAGCGGGTGATCGGCGTCGCGGTTGCCAAGGTCAGCCTCGACTGGCTCGAACGTTCCTGGCGCTCGCATGGCGACAGCGAGCAGATCCTGGTCAAGGACGGCAACGGGGTGATCCTGCTGTCCTCGATTGCCGCGTTCAAGTTCAAGCTCCAGGCGCCGCTGTCCGCCGCCGCCCAGCGCAGCATCCGCGAACAGCGCCAGTTCCAGGGCGAAGACCTGGCGCTGCTGCCGCACGCCGTGCGCGAACGCTTTGCCGACGGCGCTTCGGTCATTTCTCTGGGCAACCATGCGGATTACCTGGCGGTCAGCCATCGCCTGGCGCCACTGGAGTGGGACATCACCGTGCTCGCCGAGCTCGACCAGGTCCAGGCTGCGGCCAGGAACGCCGCGGTCGCCGCCGCGCTCGGCTGGGCCCTGCTGATGCTGGGCGCCCTGTATGCCGGGCAGCGCCGCAGCCGCATCCGCGACCGCCTGAACGCCCAGCAAGCGCTGGGGCGGGCGTATGCGGAACTCGAAGTCAAGGTTGCCCAGCGCACCGCCGACCTGCAGAACGCCAACCTGCGCCTGCAGGCCGAAGTAAGCGAACGCGAGCGCGCCGAGCGGACCCTGCGCCAGGCCCAGTCCGAACTGGTCCAAAGCGGCAAGCTGGCGGCGATCGGCCAGATGGCGGCCGGCGTCACGCACGAACTCAACCAGCCGCTCGCGGCCCTGCAGACCTTCTCCGACAATACCCGGGTGCTGCTGGCGCGCGGGCGCATCGACGACGCGCTGGACAACCTGTCGACCATTGCCGACCTGGTCAAGCGGCTTGGCTACATCACTTCGCAACTGAAGGGCTTCGCGCGGCGCAGCGACGACAGCAACCAGTCGGCCAGCGTGCGCACCGCGTTCGCGCAGACGCTGCTGCAGATCCGTACCCGGCGCGGCGCCGAACGCCTGGTGCTGAGCGAGGACTGGCCCGAGGAGGACCTGATCGTGCCGTGCAATCCGATCCGGCTCGAACAGGTGTTTTCGAACCTGCTGTCGAATGCGATGGAGGCGGTGCCGGCGCCTGGCGGGGTGCGCATCGCGGTCGTCGCCCGGCAGGAGGGGGACCGGGTGCGCATCGAGGTGACCGACAACGGACCGGGCGTGCCGGCCGCCTCCCTCGACCGGATCTTCGAACCCTTCTACACCACCAAGGAACAGGGACTCGGGCTCGGACTGTCGATCAGCGCCGGGATCATCCGTGCGGCCGGCGGCACGCTGGCGGTGCGCAACCGCAGCGCAGACGAGGGCGGCGGCGCCCAATTCATCATCAGCTTTACCTGTCAGAAGGAATCCCATGCTTGA
- a CDS encoding TonB-dependent receptor — MIALIGIVSPAMAQDVQSDKPMQRVEITGSSIKRIATEGALPVQTISLDQMEKQGITNAEQMMRLISANGTGADNMTSGNNVFGADADRLSGGASFASLRGLGPTGTLVLINGRRMAAYGLSGNAVDLNTIPLAAVARVEVLKDGASAIYGTDAVGGVINFILKTDFQGLQANGTGNFTEHGGGATRRLQLIAGKGNLDTDGFNLMAAIGYDKNDRLDSRQRGFANGFQPARGLSPDTTGTPVANQLAGAGTALGANFQMPGDPNKYLQAGLLSLQGKCDSVEGMSQYQTSLWKDVTSPLRSTYSCAYDYGGDYVMQMPVERTNFVARGTFQLNPDHRVYAEAIGARNSSLSILTPLQISTSLANGNAYPAGGPYYQDLSAYIPTYDPTKPILYKWRAWPMGNRTQKYGTDTVRFMVGADGTIGGKWDYRVDLSHSASRTTTDLVDGYGYTKPLYAVLGSGVVNPWASPAQGQTQAAMDALEATKFYGRLQHGKTTLTQLNGSVSGEIWQLPAGAVSGAIGTDLRRESYQYAQDVDPTLIWQAPDNAKQDRVARNIKAVYAELMVPVLKNLELQLAIRRDDYSQIGATTNPKIAFSYRPASWLMLRGSANRGFLAPSFVQLYSGALSQELPSGVSDPVGCAAHPGDPRFCAIERLNYKSGGNPNLRPETSKQGTLGFIVEPSANFSASVDYWAVNVKDRILKRTPQNVLANPVGLAEYIHRNPDGTIDYVQAGWINAAGLKTRGADLGLRGRGNLPGGYKWNASLDGTWTQSYQFSEYEGQPYTEYVGNFYTRDIYLRWKHNATFSVSKGPWSAMLSNLYRDGYMDQLPNGGKGTPPAGFNPHVASYTTWGLSTTYTGFKSTTITVGIQNLFDRNPPFTAHNVDEVVGAGWDPRVADPRGRSLSFDVKYKFF, encoded by the coding sequence ATGATTGCCCTGATCGGCATCGTCAGCCCGGCCATGGCACAGGACGTGCAGTCGGACAAACCCATGCAACGCGTCGAAATCACGGGTAGTAGCATCAAGCGTATCGCCACCGAAGGCGCACTGCCGGTACAGACGATCTCGCTGGACCAGATGGAAAAGCAGGGCATCACCAACGCCGAACAGATGATGCGCCTGATCTCGGCGAACGGCACCGGCGCCGACAACATGACCTCCGGGAATAACGTGTTCGGCGCCGACGCCGACCGTCTCAGCGGTGGCGCTTCCTTCGCGTCGCTGCGCGGCCTCGGCCCGACCGGCACCCTGGTGCTGATCAACGGCCGCCGCATGGCCGCCTATGGCCTGTCCGGCAATGCCGTCGACCTGAACACGATTCCGCTGGCGGCGGTCGCCCGCGTCGAGGTGCTGAAGGATGGCGCCTCCGCGATCTACGGCACCGATGCGGTCGGGGGCGTCATCAACTTCATCCTGAAGACCGATTTCCAGGGCCTGCAGGCGAATGGCACCGGCAACTTCACCGAACACGGCGGCGGTGCGACCCGTCGCCTGCAACTGATCGCCGGCAAGGGCAACCTGGACACCGACGGTTTCAACCTGATGGCGGCCATCGGCTACGACAAGAACGACCGCCTGGATTCGCGCCAGCGCGGGTTCGCGAACGGCTTCCAGCCGGCGCGCGGCCTGTCCCCGGACACCACCGGCACCCCGGTCGCCAACCAGCTGGCCGGCGCCGGCACTGCACTGGGCGCCAACTTCCAGATGCCGGGCGACCCGAACAAATACCTGCAGGCCGGCCTGCTGAGCCTGCAGGGCAAGTGCGACAGCGTCGAAGGCATGTCGCAGTACCAGACCAGCCTGTGGAAGGACGTCACCTCGCCGCTGCGCTCGACCTATTCCTGCGCCTACGACTACGGCGGCGACTACGTGATGCAGATGCCGGTCGAGCGCACCAACTTCGTGGCGCGCGGCACCTTCCAGCTCAACCCGGACCACCGGGTGTACGCCGAGGCGATCGGCGCGCGCAACAGCAGCCTGTCGATCCTGACCCCGCTGCAGATCTCGACCTCGCTGGCGAACGGCAATGCCTACCCGGCCGGCGGCCCGTACTACCAGGACCTGTCGGCCTACATCCCGACCTACGACCCGACCAAGCCGATCCTCTACAAGTGGCGCGCCTGGCCGATGGGCAACCGCACCCAGAAATACGGCACCGACACCGTGCGCTTCATGGTGGGCGCCGACGGCACCATCGGCGGCAAGTGGGATTACCGCGTCGACCTGTCGCACAGCGCCAGCCGCACCACGACCGACCTGGTCGACGGCTATGGCTACACCAAGCCCCTGTATGCGGTGCTGGGCAGCGGCGTCGTGAATCCGTGGGCCTCGCCGGCACAGGGCCAGACCCAGGCCGCGATGGATGCGCTGGAAGCGACCAAGTTCTATGGCCGCCTGCAGCATGGCAAGACCACGCTGACCCAGTTGAACGGCTCGGTGTCGGGCGAAATCTGGCAGCTGCCGGCCGGCGCCGTCTCGGGCGCCATCGGCACCGACCTGCGCCGCGAAAGCTACCAGTACGCGCAGGACGTCGACCCGACCCTGATCTGGCAGGCGCCGGACAATGCGAAGCAGGACCGCGTGGCGCGCAACATCAAGGCGGTGTACGCCGAGCTGATGGTGCCGGTGCTGAAGAACCTGGAGCTGCAGCTGGCCATCCGCCGCGACGACTACAGCCAGATCGGCGCCACCACCAACCCGAAGATCGCGTTCAGCTACCGTCCGGCCAGCTGGCTGATGCTGCGTGGTTCGGCCAACCGCGGCTTCCTGGCGCCGAGCTTCGTCCAGCTGTACTCGGGCGCCCTCAGCCAGGAACTGCCGAGCGGCGTGTCCGACCCGGTCGGCTGCGCGGCCCACCCGGGCGATCCGCGCTTCTGCGCCATCGAACGCCTGAACTACAAGAGCGGCGGCAACCCGAACCTGCGCCCGGAAACCTCGAAACAGGGCACGCTGGGCTTCATCGTCGAGCCGAGCGCCAACTTCTCGGCCTCGGTTGATTACTGGGCGGTCAACGTCAAGGACCGCATCCTGAAGCGCACGCCGCAGAACGTGCTGGCCAACCCGGTCGGCCTGGCCGAGTACATCCACCGTAACCCGGACGGCACCATCGATTACGTGCAGGCCGGCTGGATCAATGCGGCGGGCCTGAAGACGCGCGGCGCCGACCTCGGCCTGCGCGGCCGCGGCAACCTGCCGGGCGGCTACAAGTGGAACGCCAGCCTGGACGGCACCTGGACCCAGAGCTACCAGTTCTCGGAATACGAAGGCCAGCCGTACACGGAATACGTGGGCAACTTCTACACCCGCGACATCTACCTGCGCTGGAAGCACAACGCCACCTTCAGCGTGAGCAAGGGTCCGTGGAGCGCCATGCTGAGCAACCTGTACCGTGACGGCTACATGGACCAGCTGCCGAACGGCGGCAAGGGCACCCCGCCGGCCGGCTTCAACCCGCACGTGGCCAGCTACACGACCTGGGGGCTGTCGACGACCTACACCGGCTTCAAGAGCACCACGATCACCGTCGGCATCCAGAACCTGTTCGACCGCAATCCGCCGTTCACCGCGCACAACGTGGACGAAGTCGTGGGCGCAGGCTGGGATCCGCGCGTGGCCGATCCGCGTGGCCGTTCGCTGAGCTTCGACGTCAAGTACAAGTTCTTCTGA